A stretch of the Clostridiales bacterium genome encodes the following:
- the der gene encoding ribosome biogenesis GTPase Der, translated as MSKPLVAIVGRPNVGKSTFFNKMAGRRISIVEDTPGVTRDRVHADVEWLGHSFTLIDTGGIDPKSDDELLSQMRAQAQVAMDLADVICFFTDARDGLTDDDRDVANLLRRTGKPVLLVVNKIDYMGLNDQMYEFYELGLGDPIGISSVNMLGFGDLLDEIIRLFPEDTGEAADESSPIQVAIVGRPNVGKSSLTNRLLGQERTMVSDIPGTTRDAIDTPYTAEDGTSYNIIDTAGMRRKRSVEDESLEHFSVLRSVAAIRRCDVALLMINAEDGVTEQDTKIAGLIHEEGKGVIIIVNKWDLIEKETGTFEKYQKEVLSALKFMDYAPVLCISAKSGQRVNTVFQTVKAVYETSCRRITTGVLNDVLNDAMNDLQPPIQGTRRLKIYYATQCDTQPPTFVLFVNDETLMVFSYERYLENYFRKTFDFTGTPIRFILRERKK; from the coding sequence ATGAGCAAGCCGCTTGTCGCAATTGTCGGACGGCCCAACGTCGGCAAGTCTACCTTTTTCAATAAAATGGCCGGAAGGCGGATCAGTATCGTGGAGGATACGCCCGGCGTAACACGTGACCGGGTTCATGCCGATGTGGAGTGGCTCGGCCATTCCTTCACGCTGATCGATACCGGCGGTATTGATCCGAAAAGCGATGATGAACTGCTCAGCCAGATGCGTGCCCAGGCACAGGTCGCCATGGATCTGGCGGATGTTATCTGCTTTTTTACCGATGCACGGGACGGCCTGACCGATGACGACCGTGATGTGGCCAACCTGCTGCGCCGCACCGGCAAGCCGGTACTGCTGGTTGTCAACAAAATCGACTATATGGGCCTGAACGACCAGATGTACGAGTTCTATGAACTGGGACTCGGCGACCCGATTGGTATCAGCAGCGTCAATATGCTGGGTTTCGGTGATCTGCTGGATGAGATCATCCGCCTGTTCCCGGAAGATACAGGCGAAGCAGCGGATGAATCCTCCCCGATTCAGGTCGCAATCGTCGGCCGGCCAAATGTGGGAAAAAGCTCACTGACCAACCGGCTCCTCGGTCAGGAAAGGACCATGGTATCCGATATTCCGGGCACCACGCGGGATGCGATTGATACGCCCTATACTGCGGAGGACGGCACATCCTACAACATCATTGACACGGCCGGTATGCGCAGAAAGCGGTCTGTGGAAGATGAATCGCTTGAGCATTTCAGCGTGCTTCGTTCCGTCGCTGCGATCCGCCGCTGTGATGTCGCCCTTCTGATGATCAATGCCGAAGACGGCGTCACGGAACAGGACACGAAAATTGCCGGCCTCATCCATGAGGAAGGAAAAGGGGTCATCATTATCGTCAACAAATGGGACCTGATCGAGAAGGAAACCGGTACGTTTGAAAAATACCAGAAGGAAGTCCTCTCCGCCCTCAAGTTCATGGACTATGCGCCGGTTCTCTGTATTTCAGCAAAATCCGGCCAGCGGGTCAACACGGTATTCCAGACGGTGAAGGCCGTATATGAGACATCCTGCCGCCGGATTACCACCGGCGTACTGAATGACGTCCTGAATGACGCAATGAACGATCTCCAGCCGCCGATTCAGGGAACCCGCAGGCTGAAAATCTATTATGCCACCCAGTGCGATACCCAGCCGCCGACATTCGTCCTGTTCGTGAATGATGAGACCCTGATGGTATTCTCATATGAACGCTATCTGGAAAACTATTTCCGGAAAACATTCGATTTTACCGGTACACCCATCCGGTTTATCCTGCGCGAAAGGAAAAAATGA